From the Methanosarcinales archaeon genome, one window contains:
- a CDS encoding AI-2E family transporter — protein MPESDGMKILIENKWNIIALFIFLIILTVFTFIILPLMDGIILGLVFAYIARPLKREIEKKGVSNYLSSIIATFTIITPLIMILGLGLVEIVNQLILLAQNQWYFNSLIIYINELDVPKPIYDQIQNILFNLSSIFLPQLAKIPQFGISVALFLLNVIISIFVCFFLLLDGFRFIDALMDIIPKDKLPIAQSFKKHLDHILAGIFLGNIYAAMITGILSIAVFYYFNVPHIPAMSALMLLAGLIPIFAGWMVLGPMAVFRYFEFGFENAAVFLIVSSIILYAPNELFLKPYIIGRTSSIHPLLVMIAFIGGGLVGGIGGFFMAPIFLGLLIAAYRAYMEFKGTNGEIFKHEDI, from the coding sequence ACTTTTATTATCCTCCCTCTCATGGACGGTATCATCCTGGGATTGGTCTTTGCATATATTGCACGTCCCTTAAAAAGAGAGATCGAGAAAAAGGGGGTGAGCAATTATTTATCATCGATCATAGCTACTTTTACCATAATCACTCCACTTATCATGATTCTTGGCTTAGGACTGGTGGAGATTGTAAACCAGTTGATATTATTAGCACAAAACCAGTGGTATTTCAATTCATTAATAATTTATATTAATGAACTGGACGTTCCAAAGCCGATATACGATCAAATACAAAATATTTTATTCAATCTTTCTTCAATTTTTCTCCCCCAGTTGGCAAAGATCCCCCAATTTGGAATTAGTGTTGCATTGTTCTTGTTGAATGTGATTATTTCTATCTTTGTTTGTTTTTTCCTATTATTAGATGGTTTCAGGTTCATTGATGCTTTGATGGATATCATCCCAAAAGACAAATTACCTATAGCCCAGTCATTTAAGAAACATCTTGATCATATTCTGGCAGGTATTTTCCTTGGGAATATTTACGCTGCCATGATAACAGGAATTTTATCAATAGCAGTTTTTTATTATTTCAATGTTCCCCACATACCTGCGATGTCAGCACTTATGCTGTTAGCAGGTCTGATACCGATATTTGCAGGCTGGATGGTATTGGGGCCTATGGCTGTATTCAGGTATTTTGAATTTGGATTTGAGAATGCTGCGGTGTTCCTGATCGTTTCCAGCATTATTTTATATGCACCAAACGAATTGTTCTTAAAACCATATATTATAGGAAGGACGTCAAGTATTCATCCACTGCTGGTTATGATCGCTTTTATTGGCGGTGGTCTCGTGGGAGGCATTGGTGGGTTTTTTATGGCACCGATATTCCTTGGGTTGCTCATCGCTGCCTATAGAGCTTATATGGAATTTAAAGGAACGAATGGTGAAATATTTAAGCATGAAGATATCTAA